The genomic stretch CGTTTTCCCAACCACGCACTCGGAAGAGATGGCACCTTTTTGATTTCTCGATTAAGCCCGGTGATTTCCTTTTCCAGATAGCGTTTATGAGCCTTTTCCTCCTCAGTCATTCCCAATTGAATCAAGCGATGATCCAGGTGCGAGGGCGCTTGAACCAAAGGAGGTCGTGCTGGATTGGGTGGTTGTAGACTGACGGGTTGGCGATCGTATCCATTGGCAACCTCGGTCCAGTTCGCTCCATCCAAAGACACCTCGATTCTATAATCGGCGACGAATACAAATTTAAAAAGCTCTGGTGCCAGCTCACCTTGAGCACTGGAAAAATATACGCGATTTACTTTAGCAGGTTCAGCCAATTCTATCGTCAGGTAATTAGAGGTTGAGATGAATCGATCTCCGATCTCGCCATCATTCACGTGATGAGTTCCGTAGGTCTCAGGGAAATCTTCGTTTATTCGAGCCTCTCCGTGGGCGATTCCTCCATTAGACGCCAAGGCTACATTACGTGAATTTTCTTCAGAAGACCAAACCTCGAATTCATCAATTTTAAACCCATTATCCGTGGACAAGTTTAAATCCTGCGCGTCACACACCAACCGAACGAATTTTGCATTAATTGAGGCAAAGGTTTCCTCGGTTCCGGTTCGTTGAACGGATGGGCGTGTCCACTGAACTTCGAACTCTTCCAGGTGATCCAATGATCGTTGGCGAACTTTTTCGTCCAAATCTTCAAGTTCGTTTTCAAGTTTTGCCTTTCTCTGAGTCAGCGGCTTCAACAAGCCGGTACGCTCCTGTTTCGCTTCCGTGGTTGCCCAAGGAACAGAACCGTGCTGAACACCCGCAAAGGTGGTATACACACGATAGTAGTCCGCCTGCAGAATGGGATCGAACTTATGGTCGTGGCATCGCGCGCAACTCAATGTCATACCAAGAAAGGCTTCGCCGGTGGCATTGATTATTTCATCGAGCGTATTGGCACGGATTTGTGCTGCTTGTACTGGATCCTGATTGTTCACCGTATCGTAGGGTCCTGCCACCAGAAAGGCGCTTCCAATTTCCACGTCCGGATTTCCCTCTCCGATAATGTCCCCAGCCAGATGCTCCTGGATGAAAAGATCAAAAGGTTTGTCTTCGTTAATGGAGCGAATGACATAGTCCCGAAACGGCCACAGATCGTCAATGATCCAGTTTTGCTCAAACCCAACACTCTCACCAAATCGAACCACATCCAACCAATGTCGCCCCCAACGTTCCCCGTAATGAGGAGAAGCCAATAAGCGATCAATCAACTTTTCGTAAACAAGCGGATCTGGGTCATTCACAAAAGCATCCACCTCCAATTGCGTCGGCGGCAAGCCAATCAAATCGTAAGTGACACGACGAATCAAAGCACGTCGATCGGCCTCCGGATTCATTGTCAGACCTTTTTCAGAGAGCGCCTCCTCAATAAAAGCGTCTATCGAATCCAGCCCTCCAATGGCAATAGGCTGATAGGCCCACCAGGATTTATCCGATTTGGAAGCTTCCTTCAATATCAGGTCCTCGGGCCATTCGGCACCTTCATCAATCCAACGTGCGAGCAGTGCTGCTTCCTCCTGAGTAAGCGGATCTCCGTCCTGGGGCATCTCAGGTGGTTCGTCCTCATATTCCGGAAGGGTAATCCAATGCAACATACTATCGGAAGCGTTTCCAGGAATCAGGAAATCATCTCCAGCAGCCTGGATGTCCACTTTCGTGGCCATGGAGAAATCGCCCTTGAGTATGTTGGGATTGTGACAACTCAGGCACTTGGCCTCAAGAATTGGAGCTAATTGACCGGCAAAATCAACCGGCTGGCCATCAGAAACAAGAGTAGATCCTAAAAGAAAACCACTCAACAAAGTGACCTGAGAAATTTTATATATGGGTGGGGATTTCATTCAAAGCATGTCCGCCTTATACGGTTGGCCCATCACCAAGGAGTGTTGTTCTTCGCAACACCCGTCGAGCATTTTCAGCATCCCAGGGCCGGCCACGATGTAAAGAGCAACGATTATCCCACATCACTAAATCTCCAGGCTTCCAGGAATGCCGATAAACAAATCGTGATTGAGTCGTCCATTCAAGTAGCTCGTTTAACAAAGCCCTGCCTTCTTCGATCGACCATCCTAGAATATGAGAAGCATGAGCACCTAGAAAGAGAGTTTTCTCGCCTGTCTCCGGAATATCCCGAATCAATTTCTGCGGTACGGGCGGCACTTCATTTTGGAAATCTGTGTCCATTAATCCTGGAGAAATCTTATTACGCGAATAGAGTAAGCTGTGTTCTGCGACCAAGTCTTGAAATAGCTTCTTTTTCTCTTCCGGCAGGGCAGAATATCCAGCCTTCATCGAAGCGTATTCCGTTTCGCCGCCTTGTGATGGAATCTCAAGGGCATACAAAAGCGCACCCCTGGAAGGCACCTTCTTATATGAACTATCGGAATGCCAAAGGAGATTTCCTTTGAGATAGAGCATGGACTTGTCTGATGGAGGAATGATGTTTCCTTTGGTATCGACGTTGGAAATTCTGTTTATCCAACCACCGCCGCCACTCGGGTCGTTTACCATGGTTGGCTCCAATGGACCAAATTTTTTACTAAATTCTATGTGTTGCTGTTCCGTGAGATTCTGATCGCGGAAAATGAGAACAGAATGTTCATAGAAGGCGCTTTCCAACTGATCGAAAACGTCATCGTCGATAGGCCGTGCCAAATCAATGCCTTCAACCTCGGCGGCAAATAAATCGTTCAGCTTTGTTATTCTTAGGCCCATAAATCGTTTCTGATTAAGCTGAAAGTGAGGGCGTCATACCTTTATTCTGACACGAATTCTATTTTTCGTCGGCATGATACCATTCCATTTGCGGTATATTGGAGGCAGGCGGAGGCGGCCAATGAGCACCGCGTTGACTAGTCAATCCACGGTTGGGACCAGGGGTATAGTTCCGGTTGGGAAGCCCAACCAGCTCGCCATCTTTCACCCAGGATTCATCCTCACCATAAAGCTCGGTGATCAACTTTTCTTTCAAATCTTTCAGTACATCGGCGTGTTCAAGAGAGTCAGCAAGGTTGTTCATTTCTTTTGGATCCTCGTCCAAATCAAAAAGAAGACTGAAGTTTCCAACGCTATAATAAATCAGTTTATAACGATCATTGCGGATCATGCGGGTTGCCCGAAGTCCTTCATCGCACTCACCATAGAAATAGTCACGTTTCACCTCACCTACCATGGAGACACCGTCAACAGTATCTGGAATATCGATACCCGCAAGATCAAGTAAGGTAGGCATCACGTCCTGCCAACCAACCAAACGGTTATCTTCGCGATGGTGCCCTACTCGTTTATCACCTTTCACGCCCATAAGCAGCATAGGGATATTTGCCGAGTTTTCGTAAAATGTCCGCTTGGCCCACATATTGTGATTCCCCAACATATCCCCATGATCCGATGTGAAACATATAATTGTGTTATCCAACAATCCCTCTTCCCGGAGGGTACCAATCACTACACGTAATTGGTGGTCAATCTGAGTACAAAGCGCATAAAAGGCTAGCCGGGCTCCTCGAATCTGTTCTTCAGAAAATTTTCTGCCTCGGTCGAAATCCACCTGCAAACTGAAACAAGGATCATTCATCCTAGTCCAATCACCGATATAGGGTAAATCGATTTCAATTCCCATATCACGGTACATGTCCAAGTAGCTTTGTACCGGTAACAAGGGCGGATGAGGATGACGGAACGATAAATACCAGAATGCAGGCCGATTTGGGTCCTTACGCTTAATCACACGACACATCTGATTGGCTGCCCAATTGGTTGCATGTGTCTCTTCGGGGAAAAACCAGGGTCGATAACTGTATTCATTGTTACTCATGCCATGCTCAAAGAACCGACCTGCATAACCTTGATCTCCCAGAAACAACTCATAGTCATCCACCACTCCATAAATCTGCCGACCCTCTTCATCGAGAATCACATCATCGAATCCAATTCGGTTACGTTGAGGATAAACATGCAATTTCCCAACTGCGTAAGCCTGATATCCGGCATCCCTGAATGTCCCTGCCATAGTAGGAAGATTGGGCATCGGCATGGTTTCATGAAAAACGCGGTCGCCATGTGTTTTGGGAGTAGTGCCCGTCATCAGCGTTCGCCGAGCCGGAATACACACGGGACATTCCGCATAGGTATTGGTAAACCTGGTACCGTTTGCCGCCAGTTGATCGAGGGTTGGCGTTTGAATTGCACGATGCCCTGCACACCCCATAAAGGAAGCTGGCCAGTGATCGGTGGAAATGAGGAGTACGTTGGGTTTTTCCGACATTCAGTTAATTGAGATTTTAGAAATCATAGCGTCCACGTTGCTCAAGTCATGTCAAATCTACAGTGGGCCTGACACCAAACTAATCGGAGTAATTGGCCAGATTGGCCTCCTTAACGATACTTCTCAATCAACTCTTTTTGAGCTTTGATCGCATTCTTTTCATACTTGTTGAAAGGAACACCAGATACTTCCTCGATAGTACGTCTGAAGATATCCTGACCCGATTCCTTTCCTTTCAAATTTGCCAGGTTCGACCTTAGGGCATCCACAAACTTATCGGTATAACGCATGTAGGCGTCGAGGGCAATGAAGCGGGCACCGTTAGGACTTTTGTAATTGATCCAGACTTTTGCGTCTTTCTTGCCATGAACACCCTTCCGATTTTCTCCGGGATTCCAATTCAACAAGTCCAGGTCTTCACCGAGTATGTTCTCCGAAAGGTGGAAACGTTGCAGTGCGTAAAGCGAATAAACCTCCTTGGCTCCATGACGATTTACGGTGATCACATCTGATAAGAATCGAGCAAAAACTTGGTTAAACCAGTCCCGATCCTTAACATTGAAACGCTGCTTAGAAACCGCTTCTGAAATCTCACGATAAAATCCACCGCGGAATCGTGTATCGCGTCGAGCGACCCAACTAAATGGATCATAAATATGAACCAGATTTTTAACGAACGTTTGCTGCAACCTTAAGACTTGCTCCTCTCTGGGCTCGGTGGAGTTGATTAGAACCGGGTAAGTCAGCTTAACATCTTTAAAAGCACTCGGAGGAACATCGTTAGCCAGGCCATGATCAATAAAGTGGTAACCTTCATTGGTATCGAGATTGAGTCCCTGAAATTTCTCGATATTAAACGGATTCCCAAATCGGTTCTTTCCGGTGGGTGGCCGTACGAATGACACCTTCCAATGAGTGGTAACCCGTCGTTCCCAAATCCCCTTCGCCTTATTGAAATGAATGTCTTTGGTATATTTTCCCTGCGGCTTATTCGGTAGCATTCGATTCAGCTCATCGACATCCCAATATATCATAGCCTCTATTTTATAAAAGGGCTCAGTGTTCAAACGGTAGAGGATAGATTTCTCTTTGATCATCCACTTGGAATGATCGATATCGAAACCTTTAATTCCGAATGAATCTGAGAGTTCAGCCAATTCCTCCTCAAAAGCCAAACCGTCTTCCAATCGAAAATTCAGGTGACCAATTTCATGGATGAGCAATTTTTTATGAAATCCCAGGAGCAGATCGTTAAACGTGTCTGCAAAATCTAAAACAACAGGATTCGTCCCGATATATTTCTCACCCGTCAATCCATCAATGATTTCAATCGGAGTTTCATAAATGACGAAGGCTTCGAGCTCATAAGTTTCACCATCGAAATTCAATGAATCATCGGCTTGAAGAGATATCGCAAGGTCCGAAAGCAACCAAGCAACCATTCCAAGTCTAAGGTAACGTAATAAATGCATAATCCTCCAATTGAGCTAAATCCCCCAGAAAAAACAACCAAGAAAGTCCATTTTAAAATATCTCGAAGCTTGTGAATACTATAATCCTCCAACTGTGGCCCGCCATCTTCGGCCCAATAAGCTTAGTTTTTATTTCTCAAAAAGACGCCAGAATCACAGTTAGCCCACCACAGGCTGAGGCAATGTCCTGACAATCTTATCCTCACCATACCCATAGCCTGTTGAACCTAAAGTAGACCAATCAAGCAACCCGTCAGTGCGCTTAAATAAGCCAGGATGAATCGCCGATTCAGGCGCGGAAGCCTCAGGGTAAAACTGCATGCCGTTGCTTTCGACCCCCATGATAGTGCCGGCGTGAGCAGCCAACAGGACATGTGGAATTTGTGCGAGCATGGGGTTTGTCAGGTCCTGAACCATGAGTGTCATTCCATGCGCCTTGGCCCAGCAAAGACTTAGAATGGCGCCGGTTTGAGTTTTACAGGTTTTGAGAGCGACACCAGTCCATCCAAGTTCTCGGCCCATCTTGACAAAACGCCAATCGTGGGCGCTTTCATCCATGAAGAGTGGCTTGCGGGCACTGAGACCGTGAACATCGATCGGATTGGCTTCCAGATCGTAGGGAAAGGGCTGTTCAACATATAATATGCGTTGGTAGGTGCGCGGATGCTCGTCACGGAGATTGTCCAATATAGAGTTTACGTAATCTACATTTGTGACCGTGCAATTGAAGTCCGTGGTTAACCAATCGACGTTTTCCTCTTCGCAGATTTCTCCGATTGCTACCAAACGATCGTAATCCCAAACTGCATCGTTTCCTCTCAGTTTAACCTTGAGGCAATTAAGGCCGTCCGAACGGATCCAGTCGCGCAATAAAACGGGATACCCATCGTCAGGCTCTTTGCCTGTAAGTTCGACTTCTGAAATCGGATCGAGCCCTCCAACCAGATGCCAAACAGGAAGTTGTTTCGTCTCCGGCTTCACAAGGAAGTCTGCTGGATATTGTCCGGCAAACTTATTGTCTCCGAAAAACTGTGACAGATCGCGCGTCATATATTCGGAGGTATACAAATCGTAGACGCCAACCCCCTTAGCTTTGGCGTAAGCGTCATGTATTGCGATGTCGAATAATGAAAAACAAACCAGCGCTGCCAGGTGAGGCATGTGAGCAAGCTCTTCCCTATCCGCATTGACGGAATTGAGCATTAAGTTTAGCGGACCTTCTATGAAGTCATAACCCAGCTCCATCGGATGCCCGGACAACTTAGACTCAGGAAGCGTTTTGGCTAATTGAATACAAAAGTTCTTAAGAACTTCCTCACGTTCGGAATAACTAATTGCTGAAGGCCACACCCAGGGAACTGAAAGCGGCGTTTCGCCCCACCCTTCTGATTTTGAACCATCGGCAGCTTCGAGAGTAACCTTCGCCCTGGCGCAGGTTACATTTTCAAGAACTTGTGCACCGAACTTGAGCGGCACACGTAACGTGACAGGGAGGAAGTAAAGTTGAACGTTGGAAACTTGCATAGACTTAAACTAAATGAGGCGGCAGAGCTGGAAGCTCTTGCCCTTATTCCTCACGATGGTTGGGCCATTGCGTCCTCGCAATGCCGAATTGAAGACCAAAACTATTTCTTCGAATTTATATAAGACTTAAGGCGTGGAGCATATTCGGGTCTTTTCGCCCATTCCTCAAAATAGGGTTCGTAGCTCTCCATTTCCCACCAGAATACCCGCGGTGGCTGGTTTGGATTCACTTTTCCTTCAGGGTAATCTTCACCTCTGATACTGGCCTGGACGGAGGCATCAAAGACTACATACTTCTGAACCATATCCGAAGCTACATCCGGCTTCTCATAGAAAATGTTTTTCGATTCCTTGGGATCAAGAACGAGGTCGAATAATTGAAAGACGCCATTATCGATATTCTCGATGACCAGCTTATAGTCGTTGTCGACTATGGCCGACCTTCCTTCCGAATGAAAGCCGAGCGGTTTCGGCCGCACTTCGGATGCATCTCCTTCGATGAGATGAAGAATGCTCATGCCATCATTGGGCCGAAGCATGGATGAGATATCCACACCGAGGATATCCAAAATCGTAGGAAACATATCGACCACACCGGCGGGATGTTTAATGACACGGCCTTCCTTGATGACACGGGGCCATTCAATGATTCCAGGAACACGCAACCCGCCCTCCCAGATAGTTGTCTTATGTCCTCGAAGTCCGCCCACTGCGAGAGGACTGAAAGCAGGCAAACCACCGTTGTCGCTGCAGTACCAGACCAGAGTGTTATCAGCTATCCCGAGATCGCGAAGACCTTGTCTCAACGTCCCCATACTCCGGTCCAGTGCAACCAATTCGCCATGATGATGCTGAAAGTCCTCAGGAAGATGTTTAAAAGGTTCCCGATCTTCTTCGCTCGCAACAAATGGATCGTGAGGTGACCCATACCAAATAACGGTTAAGAATGGATCGTCCTTTTGCTTCTTCATGTATTTGAGCGCTTCGCCAACGATTATTTCGGAAGAATCTCCTTCAAATTCTTCAAATTTTCCCATCCGGCTCATCACCGGATTGATATCGAAAAAGTTGGTGACAGTTAACCAGGTTTGAAAACCAACCTCACCTGGGCTTGTCATGTCATCTCCAAGTACCGGGACTCCTGGCCCACGAATACCATTCAAGTGCCATTTACCAAAATGAGCAGTTGCATAACCGACATCCCCCAAGGCCTGTGCGATCGTTTTTTCCTGTAAACGCAACGGGGCTCCATGATTCCAAACACCCGTTCTATTATGAGTCCGTCCAGTCAGAACACTGGCACGTGTAGGAGAGCAAACCGGACCGCCCGCATAGAAACGATCAAAGCGCAAACCATGGCTGGCCATGGCATCGAGATTTGGCGTCTTCAGGTAAGGATGATTGTAATAACCCATTTGGCCCCAACCCTGGTCGTCGGCCATGACGAGGACGATATTCGGTCGGTCATCCGCAGATAAAGACACAGACAAAAAAAGAAGGAAGCCGAGTAGAATGTTAAGGGTGTTATTTGTGAGCATTTAGATATGGAAATTGAACACTGTAGGAGGGGCTTTATGCCCCGATCGCTCTAAAGTTGTTTGAAAATCGGGGCATAAAGCCCCTCCTACAATTGAGAGATTAATTTTAGAAAGTCAGTTAATTTGGAATCCAGGCCAGATCTGACCACCAGGGTACGTCATTTTTTTGAGGCTTCCCTGGGCTTGTTCTGCCGTTTTGTACCATGGCGGTAATTCGTTTTTCCAGGCGATCCTGGATTTTCTCATGCTTGCCGTAAAGATCGGTTTCTTCGCCAGGATCCTTTTTCAGATTATAAAGCTCATACTTTAATTTTCCATGCGGCATGATCAGTTTCCACTCTCCATCGCTGATGGCAAAGCGTCCATTCGAACCATGACTGATAATAGCTGAGCGATTCAATTTCGCAGATGGATTCTCCAATACGGGTAATAAACTAACACTGTCTTCACCTGCATTGGCTGCCAATTCTACATCGAGGATGTCGGCAAAAGTCGCGAGTAGATCCGTCTGGCTTGCTACTCCGTCATAGGTTTTTCCTGCCGGGATTTTTGCTGGCCAGCGAATAAAAAAGGGAACCCGGTGGCCCCCTTCGTAAATGGATCGTTTCCCTTCTTTGTAAATACCTGAACTATCGTGGCCGAATTCCTCGATGCGTTCCTTCCAGGAACTTTCCGGACCGTTGTCGCTGGAAAAAACAACCAGGGTATTTTCCGCAAGCCCTTTGTCGTCGAGAAAGTCCAAAATGCGTCCTACATGGAAATCGGTTTCAATGACGAATTCGCCATAACCACCCGCTT from Verrucomicrobiota bacterium encodes the following:
- a CDS encoding TauD/TfdA family dioxygenase; amino-acid sequence: MGLRITKLNDLFAAEVEGIDLARPIDDDVFDQLESAFYEHSVLIFRDQNLTEQQHIEFSKKFGPLEPTMVNDPSGGGGWINRISNVDTKGNIIPPSDKSMLYLKGNLLWHSDSSYKKVPSRGALLYALEIPSQGGETEYASMKAGYSALPEEKKKLFQDLVAEHSLLYSRNKISPGLMDTDFQNEVPPVPQKLIRDIPETGEKTLFLGAHASHILGWSIEEGRALLNELLEWTTQSRFVYRHSWKPGDLVMWDNRCSLHRGRPWDAENARRVLRRTTLLGDGPTV
- a CDS encoding sulfatase-like hydrolase/transferase; the encoded protein is MSEKPNVLLISTDHWPASFMGCAGHRAIQTPTLDQLAANGTRFTNTYAECPVCIPARRTLMTGTTPKTHGDRVFHETMPMPNLPTMAGTFRDAGYQAYAVGKLHVYPQRNRIGFDDVILDEEGRQIYGVVDDYELFLGDQGYAGRFFEHGMSNNEYSYRPWFFPEETHATNWAANQMCRVIKRKDPNRPAFWYLSFRHPHPPLLPVQSYLDMYRDMGIEIDLPYIGDWTRMNDPCFSLQVDFDRGRKFSEEQIRGARLAFYALCTQIDHQLRVVIGTLREEGLLDNTIICFTSDHGDMLGNHNMWAKRTFYENSANIPMLLMGVKGDKRVGHHREDNRLVGWQDVMPTLLDLAGIDIPDTVDGVSMVGEVKRDYFYGECDEGLRATRMIRNDRYKLIYYSVGNFSLLFDLDEDPKEMNNLADSLEHADVLKDLKEKLITELYGEDESWVKDGELVGLPNRNYTPGPNRGLTSQRGAHWPPPPASNIPQMEWYHADEK
- a CDS encoding DUF1553 domain-containing protein, translated to MKSPPIYKISQVTLLSGFLLGSTLVSDGQPVDFAGQLAPILEAKCLSCHNPNILKGDFSMATKVDIQAAGDDFLIPGNASDSMLHWITLPEYEDEPPEMPQDGDPLTQEEAALLARWIDEGAEWPEDLILKEASKSDKSWWAYQPIAIGGLDSIDAFIEEALSEKGLTMNPEADRRALIRRVTYDLIGLPPTQLEVDAFVNDPDPLVYEKLIDRLLASPHYGERWGRHWLDVVRFGESVGFEQNWIIDDLWPFRDYVIRSINEDKPFDLFIQEHLAGDIIGEGNPDVEIGSAFLVAGPYDTVNNQDPVQAAQIRANTLDEIINATGEAFLGMTLSCARCHDHKFDPILQADYYRVYTTFAGVQHGSVPWATTEAKQERTGLLKPLTQRKAKLENELEDLDEKVRQRSLDHLEEFEVQWTRPSVQRTGTEETFASINAKFVRLVCDAQDLNLSTDNGFKIDEFEVWSSEENSRNVALASNGGIAHGEARINEDFPETYGTHHVNDGEIGDRFISTSNYLTIELAEPAKVNRVYFSSAQGELAPELFKFVFVADYRIEVSLDGANWTEVANGYDRQPVSLQPPNPARPPLVQAPSHLDHRLIQLGMTEEEKAHKRYLEKEITGLNREIKKVPSLPSAWLGKRSDEDAAGPFRIFIGGSPQKPGAEVVAASLSTLSEVAPTFELPSDSSEADRRLELANWITHPDNPLTARVLANRLWHYHFGTGIVDTPNDLGYMGGRPTHPELLDFLANELKKNSWQLKAMHRLIMTSKVYRQSSQWRTDGGELDSDSRLLWRFPPRRLSAEEIRDTMLSVSGNLDKSMGGPGYRLYHFMRDNVSTYEPLDHHNSETYRRAVYHQNARASVVDLMTDFDQADCTLSTPRRVQTTTPLQALTMMNHQFTLDMAESMAQMVQADGEKAATARVIKVFMAAYQRLPTQDEIDVSLDLMQNHGLRALCRAILNSSEFIYLD
- a CDS encoding sulfatase-like hydrolase/transferase — protein: MLTNNTLNILLGFLLFLSVSLSADDRPNIVLVMADDQGWGQMGYYNHPYLKTPNLDAMASHGLRFDRFYAGGPVCSPTRASVLTGRTHNRTGVWNHGAPLRLQEKTIAQALGDVGYATAHFGKWHLNGIRGPGVPVLGDDMTSPGEVGFQTWLTVTNFFDINPVMSRMGKFEEFEGDSSEIIVGEALKYMKKQKDDPFLTVIWYGSPHDPFVASEEDREPFKHLPEDFQHHHGELVALDRSMGTLRQGLRDLGIADNTLVWYCSDNGGLPAFSPLAVGGLRGHKTTIWEGGLRVPGIIEWPRVIKEGRVIKHPAGVVDMFPTILDILGVDISSMLRPNDGMSILHLIEGDASEVRPKPLGFHSEGRSAIVDNDYKLVIENIDNGVFQLFDLVLDPKESKNIFYEKPDVASDMVQKYVVFDASVQASIRGEDYPEGKVNPNQPPRVFWWEMESYEPYFEEWAKRPEYAPRLKSYINSKK